The Sparus aurata chromosome 14, fSpaAur1.1, whole genome shotgun sequence region TTTAGAATTAGTCATAAAAAATACCTGAATCTTTTAAGAtaaatggagagagacaaagacttCAGTGTCTgagagggcacacacacacacacacacacactgctgctggcTCTGTGGTTGCTTCACAGTTCATTCCAGGTCATGTCCCCGCAGGATTTTCCCCCCTGACCACAGTACTTTGTTTTGCAAAGTCTGTAACTACAGCACTCGAGCTTGATTTTGCGTTATGATGGCTATTTGAGACAAAGACTCAATGTACAGcggacattttattttttaacaagacATGCATCAATTATCAAATACGTTTCCATCTCAAAACACTCGTACCGTCTCATTTCTACATGGTGCAAAATAACGCAAAGAATGTCTTTTATAATACTTATAAACAATCACATGGCACAAAACATGCACAGTGTCAGCCGTACCGTGGAGTTGGAATATGAAGTAAGCTGATGAGCTGTGAGGCATCAATTTAGATTTCACATATTCATATGAATGTTAATCATTTTGGTCATGCCAAGTTCTTTCTCTTACTGGACATTGTACCTATTAACAGTGCACTGATTTTCATGGGCCACATGATAACAAAAGAGACCTTGTACAAAGCAGGGGAGGTAGCCTGGGGTGGGGGGTGGTTGGAGGAGAGACACAAGTAAGTTTTTATGTCCCAAACGATTCCTGTAATTATAGCTTCCCTGTGTGCTTGCAGCCAAAACAAAGCTGTTTGTCgtgaacacctctgaagttaATTTATAACTTGTGAAATAATACTTGGCCGCCTCCTCGCCACAGCTCaggaatgtgaagaaaaagtgTCGCACAATATCTAAAATACATGTAAGAAAATGTACACTTACACTCATTATTCTGGTACCAGGTGTATGGAAGCCCACTTCTGCcagttaaatacaaaaaaaagagcaaactTAAATTAATGAAATTATATGCCTATTGTTAACTCagaattatgattaaaaaaaagtcttgatcataattttgacttttgtatCTCTTAATTACATCTTAACATGTGAAGATATATATAATTGTTAATCAAGGCTAAGTTTTTCgtcattttctttcttaaaaagacaaaaaattgGCTTCCatacaaaagtcaaaattcaCCAAATATCATTCGGAtcatccagtttttttttagttttttttttagaaaagcaGCTTTGCTATCTTATATACACTAGAAAACAATCCTCAACATCttgatttcaaaacaaaagcaaacattaaAGGACgttaatgtttccagtgtcagCTTCACAGTAGTCTTATACATGTATAGTTGTTCCCCTTATGGCATTTTCTTACTTTATAAAGAAAATAGAGCCGCTTCCAAGCTAAATTGATTACGTAAATGAATGGATTGTGATGGATTTAATAGCAGCTGCCCTGTTGAAGCCCTTACAGCAGACTCCACTGAGGTCTGACTACACAATGATTAAATTCTATGTCTGAGATTTGATTCAATCTGGAGCCTCCGTCAGACCAAAACAAAAGCTCCAATTTCACAAAGTCATGGTCATAAAAGCACAAATCTTTCCTCAACAGTTAAAGTGTAATGATTCACGTTGAGGTCAAAAACCAGGCGTTCaggcctctctcctctcagggAAGATATTCAGCCCCAGCTCCACCAACGCCCCCAGTAACATTGTCCACAGCGGTATGCACACAAATGTCAGCTTTACATCCGCCAGCTTCTCCAGCTTGGCACACAGCGTCAGGCAGAAGCCCAGCTTCAGCAGCATGGCCGTCAGGTACCAGGCACGCAGACGCAGGTCCGGGGAGCCATTGCGTGGGTCATAACCAGGCTTGCAACGGCCTGCCATCTTGATGGCGAGCATGAGGATGAGGATGCCGTCAAAGACCCAGACcgggaggaagatgaggaacCAGTTCCACTGCACCTGGAGGAATAAGATTATAGTTACGTAATCAAGACTTTATCCATGGTTTCTGTCTTCTTTCAGGGTGATGGGTCATTTTTCTAGCTCATGTGAGAAGATGATGAGCTTTATGAATCCCGAGAGTAAAATCAAATTAATCACACACTTATACTTTGCAGTAAATTGACTACTAGGCTGTCTTGATTGACCTGGATTAACCAAAGTTAAGGGTGAACAACACTTCTGACTGACAGTGTGACATATTTTCAGGATGCAGGAGCTAAGAGAAAGGGGTGACTCAAAAGATGAGATTGACAAGTATTAAGAGGAAAAAACCTCTACCTTCCCATCCAGTTTGAGTACTAGCATGATGAGGAAGACCAGGGTGAAGACCCAGGTCAACAAAACCCTCTGAGCCAGAGACATCTCACTGACTGGAGACAgatcagaggaggaaacagatgctggacagaagagagaggagcGGTTTAGAAACAATCAGACTCTTATGTTTACGTTTAGTTAGCTATAGAGTAACGTTACACTGACAAGAAACCCGACATGTAAGACTAGACAGCAACGTTAAAATTGCTGCTAATGACTATTAAACATGTGTTATTATTAACCACATCAAACAACATGTCACTTACACTGGCTGGAGTCATTAGCTCATATCACGatgacagctagctagctatatTTTACAGACCAATAGCATTAAAGCTAGCTAACGCTAACAGGTTTTATTGAAGGCAAAGTCCGACTTACTGACTCTCACTGTATTTCTAGACCGGCTGCCAGCAACATGTTCTTCTCCCCTTACGGCTTACACCAAAACCTATAATATCTCTCATAATAAGTCACATTATTATCCACAGGCGCGTCCGTTAATGATAACAGACTGAGGATTTTGGGTCCCGTTATCTCTGTCTGTCCCGACCCGCCCGTCTTGGAAGCTGATTGGTCCTGGTCCTGCTACGTCACGTTCGTTTAACGTCTATCAATCTGGTCCAACCGTAAAGCTTCGTAAAAAAGCGAACATTCGTTGTAAACGTTTCCTGTAGCGAGTTTGAACGTCCACTAGAGGTAAGTAACGCTCTTTCTATTTGGATCTGTGCTCGTGTTTATATGCAGTTAAACGTAGCACTGCATGTTACAGCGATATTTTCTGTGCAGTTTGTTGCTTTTCGGTCATTTCGTTCGTTTTAGTGATCAGTGAGTACAGTCtgctctcctttcctcttcactgGCCGTCAGCGATGTTtattggcttaaaaaaaaaggcacggCGCGTTCATACGGCGCTTTACGGTAGAGGGCTGAAGTTGTATTTTCACGGTGAGCGACAGAAAGGAGAAAGCCACTGCTTCAAACAGCGCCGAGCAGACACTCAGCATCTCTTCCAGACAGGCGACGAGGTCGGCTAGCTCGGGacagcgtaaaaaaaaaaaaaaaaaatcacatttggaAAGCATAGCCCGGGTCTGCGTGGGGACTCGGAGCAGCCGTCGCTGTCAGGGAGGTAAGCTCCGTCTTGCATGGCATGTTTGGCAGTAATCAGGGTCAGCTGTGCGGGCTCTTCTTTGTGCCTGCTGCCGGTGGTAGCCTAGCTAACCGTGTAGCATGATTGGAGCtagcaggagaaggaggaggtggaggagggcagAATGTGTGGAGTGAACCCTGAAGACTGTCTGAACGCACACCGTGGCTGCATCTACATGGAGGCTAGCTACAGGATTAGCTGCTTTTTTGGGGGACTGATTTATGGCGCTTAACAGGTCGTGTCCTTTTATGGAGTGAAAACACAGTAACGTTTCGGCTGTAGTGTACTTAACGTCTGTAACGTTACTAGGTTACTTCAAACCATTGTGTGTTACCTTGTTGTCGTCCCCCCAAACTGTTCTTTGTCATTCTCTTCAAAACATTTGAATGCCTCCACTTAAATTGCTGCAGCTGGCCATAATTTCACGTACAGGGTCTCCTACAGTGTTATACAGGCTAGAATCATTGGAATGATAACAATATTAATTCATAAAACCTCGAATAAAAAGTGCGAAGCTATTTCAGACAGCAAATGTAGTCTATTTGATAGAGATGAAACAGTTTCCATTAGTTACCAACTGCTATCAGTTGTTTCAATGCTCGATTAATCTGTTTGAGtccttttttaaagataaaaagtcaaaatcttCATATTCTAGCTctataaatgtgaatattttctgccttctttactcctctatgacagttaACTCTATATCTTTGGGTTCTGCGCAAAGCAAGACATTTGCGGACACCGTCACAACACAGATCAACATTTTCCAAGACCGAACAGCTAGTTGACTGATCTAGAACATAATCAGCAGGTTAATTGGTGATGGTGACTGCTGTTTTTCAGTCGCAAGACAAGTACATCTCCTTTTAGCTTTTCTTAGTAATGGTCCGAGGGGGCTGTCCAGAAATCATTGAAAACATTGCGTGTCTGGAAGATGTCTTCCGCCCATCAAATTGCTTGTCCTCCCTCAGACCTACATCTGGATCCAGTTGGCTTACTACCATGGCTAAATAATTTCCTGGGCGAGAGCCTGCGTCACCGATTAACCTGC contains the following coding sequences:
- the LOC115595624 gene encoding transmembrane protein 60-like is translated as MSLAQRVLLTWVFTLVFLIMLVLKLDGKVQWNWFLIFLPVWVFDGILILMLAIKMAGRCKPGYDPRNGSPDLRLRAWYLTAMLLKLGFCLTLCAKLEKLADVKLTFVCIPLWTMLLGALVELGLNIFPERREA